In the genome of Drosophila kikkawai strain 14028-0561.14 chromosome 2R, DkikHiC1v2, whole genome shotgun sequence, the window TAGAGAAAATGGGAAGCGGTCGGAAAAGGTTTGAAGACTTGATAAATCGATAGGTTCGACAAAAAAAACCCGCGCActtcaaaaatgaaattaagctCATGAagttaacaaataaaataatagacCAAGggacataaataaataactttaagTAATGTTATTGAAGTGTATTTGatcctttatattttcttgtattaacaaacaaaacacataGAAATACttagatttgatttttttgataGCATGAATttcgtttaattttaatgcaaataaGTTAGAAATCGTGCTGGAGCATAGTTAAGTCCCTAGTCAATGTCGATTTCATCCAAGCGTCCTCGCACTCGATTCTTGCGCCTATGCTTTTTGGTGGGCGGCGGCAGGAAGCTCTCGAGGAACTCGATGGTCGTCAAAATGGTTTCCGAACTGACGTTTCCAATGTAGTTTTTGTCAAAGTAAACAACTGGCACTGGCGCCTCCGTGGAAAGTAAGAACTTGTCGCAGTTGCAGCGCTGTGCTTGGATCTTGGCGTCTAGGGTTTCCACTTCCGCCTCGGCAATGGTGGTATTTGATTTATCTGAAAAATGGGATTCGGGTTCAAGGGGTTATAAATAGACCTCCTAGGGATGCCCAAGCACTGAACACACCAAATAAGGGCCGAAAGCACTCCTTGACCTGTATCCACTTGGTGCAGAATTGTTTGATGAAACTGTCGTTTTGGTTGAAAAAACTGCGCGCTGCATTGTCCACACGATATTTCATAAATCCTGGCACATACGGCCACTTTCCCTTGGCAGCATAGAAGCAGATAatgtcttaaaaaataaatcgtaATAGAACTATTAGCATCATTTTGCATTGCTTTGAAATAAGCTAAGAAATGCTAATTTGTTAATAGTTTCACAGTTTCTGACaacattttttcattttttataacattttttatagtGTATATAGTGTATAATATAGTGTATTTGCTATTAAGCTGTAAAAAACGTAGTTCTCTT includes:
- the LOC108078072 gene encoding uncharacterized protein, whose amino-acid sequence is MTRTMGSWRTSVSCICHCRVSGSFIMELLRKIAWRIIPIFVLCFLLTLGEAYLKSVRVEEIPFAGKQASISSRRSSGIHLISSLEHQRTFLHLFHVPYIICFYAAKGKWPYVPGFMKYRVDNAARSFFNQNDSFIKQFCTKWIQVKECFRPLFDKSNTTIAEAEVETLDAKIQAQRCNCDKFLLSTEAPVPVVYFDKNYIGNVSSETILTTIEFLESFLPPPTKKHRRKNRVRGRLDEIDID